The Equus asinus isolate D_3611 breed Donkey chromosome 22, EquAss-T2T_v2, whole genome shotgun sequence genome has a segment encoding these proteins:
- the TMT1B gene encoding thiol S-methyltransferase TMT1B produces the protein MDALVQLLRLLLLLLTLPLHLMALLGCWQPLCKRYFPHLMAVLTPKCNRVMDSKKRELFGQIKVPTGASGKVALLEVGCGTGANFKFYPAGCRITCLDPNPNFEKFLTKSMAENRHLEYERFVVAPGEDMKELADSSMDVVVITLVLCSVQSPRRVLQEVYRVLRPGGVFFFWEHVAEPHGSWAFLWQQVLEPTWKHFTDGCCLTRETWKDLESTGFSQLQMERQPPPLKWLPVGPHIMGKAVK, from the exons ATGGACGCCCTGGTCCAGCTCctgcggctgctgctgctgctgctcaccctgcccctgcatctGATGGCTCTGCTGGGCTGCTGGCAGCCCCTGTGCAAAAGGTACTTCCCCCACCTGATGGCTGTGTTGACTCCCAAGTGCAACCGCGTCATGGATAGCAAGAAACGGGAGCTCTTTGGCCAGATAAAGGTACCTACAGGGGCCTCGGGGAAGGTGGCCCTGCTGGAGGTGGGCTGCGGCACTGGTGCCAACTTCAAGTTCTACCCAGCTGGCTGCAGGATCACCTGCCTGGACCCAAACCCCAATTTTGAGAAGTTCCTGACCAAGAGTATGGCTGAGAATAGACATCTCGAATACGAACGGTTTGTGGTGGCTCCCGGAGAGGACATGAAAGAGCTGGCTGATAGCTCCATGGATGTGGTAGTCATCACCCTGGTGCTGTGCTCTGTGCAGAGCCCAAGGAGGGTCCTGCAGGAGGTCTACAGAGTGCTGAGGCCG ggAGGAGTGTTTTTTTTCTGGGAGCATGTGGCTGAGCCGCATGGAAGCTGGGCCTTCCTGTGGCAGCAAGTGCTTGAGCCCACCTGGAAACACTTCACGGATGGCTGCTGCCTCACCAGAGAGACCTGGAAAGATCTGGAGAGTACCGGGTTCTCTCAACTCCAAATGGAACGACAACCCCCTCCCCTCAAGTGGCTACCAGTTGGGCCCCACATCATGGGAAAGGCCGTGAAATAA